A region of Ignatzschineria larvae DSM 13226 DNA encodes the following proteins:
- a CDS encoding dynamin family protein — translation MDQTNYQEKYHLYCKASCGMPYNALPPMYRRMRQILTEELPQLLTEQPPANDLAIYDSFRRDLELLKYYCHFPSLFSKNIVALGGRFSSGKSTFINRLLGDKQLSADVNPTTSVPTYLLKGEENIIYAQNFLERVVALNETEFASLVHDEDNEFGSSISRLFTSVYIEQENFKWDNLAILDTPGYSKPDNEEETVTDKNIAKSQLNSADYILWLISAEDGTITEEDLQFLASLYPHIPKLILLNKADKKSEEDIVDIVALIKRTLQQRNIQYEDVIPVSARPRSPFTTDVIAEKLDQWNDESGYHPLALDFKKHWLAINQYYQAQLTQAQTRVSDLNRIVMLADNDEQAAELEALKANFFQRQENLRQLQLELREAQVEFFQQLNLLGESLGIELKEPTDLEVMQLNPSHNFMAELSAVCKKLNIRPQDAEVYLPKLTKASDSIPLQQLIRKDSGQFIPLLESLSIQQKDADITQLTRSSKSNLLNNLLTTLNVANS, via the coding sequence ATGGATCAAACAAATTATCAAGAGAAATATCATCTCTATTGTAAAGCAAGCTGTGGTATGCCCTACAATGCCTTACCGCCAATGTACCGAAGAATGCGCCAAATCTTAACAGAGGAGTTACCACAACTTCTCACAGAGCAACCGCCTGCCAATGATTTAGCAATTTATGATAGCTTTCGCCGAGATCTTGAGCTTCTAAAATATTATTGCCATTTCCCCTCGCTCTTTAGCAAAAATATTGTCGCTCTCGGTGGTCGCTTTAGTTCCGGAAAATCGACTTTTATCAATCGATTACTCGGCGATAAACAGCTCTCTGCGGATGTCAATCCTACCACTTCTGTACCCACCTATCTGCTTAAAGGCGAAGAGAATATTATCTATGCACAAAACTTCTTAGAGCGAGTCGTTGCACTGAATGAAACTGAGTTTGCTTCATTAGTCCACGATGAAGATAATGAATTTGGTAGCTCTATTTCACGTCTCTTTACCTCGGTTTATATCGAGCAAGAAAACTTCAAATGGGATAATCTCGCGATTCTTGATACACCGGGATATAGTAAACCCGACAATGAAGAAGAGACGGTGACCGATAAAAATATCGCAAAGTCACAGCTCAATTCAGCTGATTATATCCTTTGGCTCATCTCTGCTGAAGATGGCACAATCACAGAAGAAGATCTACAATTTTTAGCCTCCCTCTACCCTCATATCCCTAAACTCATTCTACTCAATAAAGCCGATAAGAAGAGTGAAGAAGATATTGTTGATATCGTAGCGCTTATTAAACGCACCTTACAACAGCGCAACATTCAATATGAAGATGTCATTCCGGTATCTGCCCGCCCTCGCTCCCCTTTTACAACGGATGTGATTGCTGAAAAACTTGATCAATGGAATGATGAAAGTGGTTATCACCCACTTGCCCTTGATTTTAAAAAGCATTGGCTTGCGATTAATCAATATTATCAAGCGCAATTAACCCAAGCACAAACTCGCGTTTCTGATCTCAATCGAATCGTAATGTTAGCGGATAATGATGAACAAGCAGCAGAGCTTGAAGCCTTAAAAGCGAACTTCTTCCAAAGACAAGAGAATCTCCGTCAATTACAGCTAGAGCTACGAGAAGCCCAAGTAGAATTTTTCCAACAACTCAATCTCCTTGGCGAATCCCTCGGCATTGAACTTAAAGAACCAACAGATCTTGAGGTCATGCAACTCAACCCCTCTCACAACTTTATGGCTGAGTTAAGTGCCGTCTGCAAAAAGCTCAATATTAGACCACAAGATGCCGAAGTCTATCTCCCTAAATTAACGAAAGCGAGTGATTCCATTCCTCTACAGCAACTTATTCGCAAAGATAGCGGGCAATTTATTCCTTTATTGGAATCCCTCTCCATTCAGCAAAAAGATGCAGATATCACGCAATTGACACGCTCTAGTAAATCAAACTTACTGAATAACCTTTTAACGACTTTGAATGTCGCAAATTCATAG
- a CDS encoding dynamin family protein translates to MYPIQTLLLNNKENINQWLTTYTPNHIPINWNNIEHFKIRVPLIGAFSAGKSSLLNRFLDDSLLPLDITPESGIAIEISYANQNQFRAVNAGGVVQMLQADDLKSADLAKKMVEKDAWLEADLNKSILANMPHITIVDLPGLGSGQDIHSKAIDEYIARSLAYCIVVSAEDGDLTASTQAFLTELAQFKLPIVLVMTKADKRVGSDAEAVFTKISQSVERVMGQKPLAGIIASRREKGKLQEELQQAFSLLESRAESVFISHVASKVKEQLLSVRAQLAILLNQEDLTSEELEAKQEEIKKSLQQFRDQVEHETVQLENACAQAIPSICNIVQQRLLSQRDSLARAALNQSSLEPMIMPTVRLAITEGIQSQFIPKVERYLARIDANVPADISVNSDFNASVGLDGDSSFPLAQIGTTLLPVLSKVFVAIPFVNIIAPILGAIASWFTNKQSKEDARRQQFEEACSHITGSVIPQVMSQVNSVVSSYLNEQILKAKEAILEKATEREQELQHTINTLLTQLKESKEEFERQQATYESDLAEINHILKAISE, encoded by the coding sequence ATGTATCCTATACAAACACTGTTGCTCAATAACAAAGAGAATATAAATCAATGGCTAACGACTTACACCCCTAATCATATACCGATTAATTGGAATAATATCGAACATTTTAAGATTCGGGTTCCCTTAATCGGCGCTTTTAGTGCGGGAAAATCTTCTCTTCTTAATCGATTCTTAGATGATTCACTACTGCCCTTAGATATCACCCCCGAATCAGGAATTGCGATCGAAATCTCTTATGCTAATCAGAACCAATTCCGCGCAGTTAATGCGGGCGGTGTTGTACAAATGTTACAAGCAGACGATCTTAAATCTGCAGATCTTGCCAAGAAAATGGTAGAGAAAGATGCGTGGTTAGAAGCTGATTTAAATAAATCGATATTGGCCAATATGCCCCATATTACAATTGTGGATCTGCCAGGATTAGGATCAGGCCAAGATATTCATAGTAAAGCGATTGATGAATATATTGCAAGAAGCCTTGCCTACTGTATTGTTGTAAGCGCTGAAGATGGCGATCTGACCGCTTCTACTCAAGCCTTCCTAACAGAACTTGCTCAATTTAAATTGCCCATCGTTTTAGTGATGACCAAAGCAGATAAACGCGTAGGTAGCGATGCAGAGGCTGTCTTTACTAAAATATCGCAATCCGTTGAACGTGTGATGGGACAAAAACCTTTAGCCGGCATTATTGCCTCTCGCCGAGAAAAAGGAAAATTACAAGAAGAGCTACAACAAGCTTTTTCACTCTTAGAATCTCGAGCAGAATCGGTTTTTATCTCACACGTTGCAAGCAAAGTGAAAGAGCAACTCCTTTCTGTAAGAGCGCAATTAGCAATTCTACTCAATCAAGAAGATTTAACGAGCGAAGAGCTTGAAGCAAAACAAGAAGAGATCAAAAAATCACTCCAACAATTTCGAGATCAAGTAGAACACGAAACAGTCCAACTAGAGAATGCTTGCGCCCAAGCAATCCCCTCTATCTGTAACATCGTGCAACAACGCCTCCTCTCTCAACGCGATAGCTTAGCACGAGCCGCACTAAATCAATCGAGTCTTGAACCCATGATTATGCCTACCGTTCGCCTAGCCATTACTGAAGGAATTCAATCCCAATTCATCCCAAAAGTTGAGCGTTATTTAGCCCGTATTGATGCAAATGTTCCGGCGGATATCTCTGTAAATTCCGATTTTAACGCCTCCGTAGGATTAGATGGCGATAGTAGTTTTCCTTTAGCTCAAATCGGAACAACCCTGCTTCCTGTATTAAGTAAAGTCTTTGTAGCGATTCCTTTTGTCAATATTATCGCCCCTATTCTTGGTGCTATTGCTTCTTGGTTTACTAATAAACAATCCAAAGAAGATGCTCGCCGACAACAATTTGAAGAGGCTTGTAGCCACATTACAGGCAGTGTCATTCCACAGGTAATGAGCCAAGTAAATTCTGTTGTTAGTAGCTATCTCAATGAACAGATTCTGAAAGCGAAAGAGGCAATCTTAGAGAAAGCGACTGAACGAGAGCAGGAGTTGCAACATACGATTAATACGCTTTTAACACAGCTTAAAGAGAGCAAAGAAGAGTTCGAACGCCAACAGGCTACTTACGAATCAGATCTTGCTGAGATTAATCACATTCTAAAAGCCATTTCGGAATAA
- a CDS encoding dynamin family protein produces MEQAIQAMTQEQSRLQGILEDYQQKLPESDLLSPAISSLKEIQKDFKERFKQAQDAGRNLNIAIMGQVKAGKSSFLNALLFNGKNILPEAATPKTANLTRISYAEKPSLTVEYYSNEEWESIQETAQSGGNDSATKAARELVKLIEEHNIDIPAVLQKQKEVIPAENIDELMGVLNEYTGNNGAYTALVKMTHLHLPLEELQGFDIVDTPGMNDPVISRTIRTQEEMSRSDVVFFLSRCSQFLDVSDMALLSEQLPSKGVKRLILVGAQFDSTILDDGYDRKSLQETEERIFQRLSQRAAKEMETLASRIEERDPEKATLIRSLKTPILVSTYAYNFANFPEAQWQQHAGMKHVYDELVALGEDEWDDYVWQSEDWQRIANFTPLQAAYQQARQDKVAIIQAQIDSLLPATRSRLTEFTQQLQDNVSNRITVLTQEDLDTLQTQKSHYLAQINTIIRKIEELLGAIAIEAEKMRNEVSADLRKSQQHYSKVQEQTGTRIEEDSYTVSTSKWWNPFSWGSSETRYTTRTINYQYVSASEAASQVRDFAYECVNSIQDAFDQIISIRQIKATLKKALLDHLPVDSQDFDPTFFRNIIDGEIDQITIPELNLSCDHLVQNITQNFQGEVTGSNIDRLKETLAQTVAEIFNSLVTDYGQKTEVIIHAVENLRDSLGSILTERLTADLSKVEEEFAHKEQNIALYKALLAEIG; encoded by the coding sequence ATGGAACAAGCGATTCAAGCAATGACTCAAGAGCAATCTCGTTTACAGGGAATCCTTGAGGATTATCAACAAAAGTTACCGGAATCAGATCTCCTATCGCCGGCGATTTCTAGTTTAAAAGAGATTCAGAAAGATTTTAAAGAGCGTTTTAAACAAGCACAAGATGCGGGGCGTAACCTCAATATTGCGATTATGGGGCAAGTCAAAGCAGGAAAATCTAGCTTTTTAAATGCCCTACTCTTCAATGGTAAAAATATTCTTCCTGAAGCAGCAACCCCCAAAACAGCCAACCTTACCCGTATCTCTTATGCTGAAAAACCTAGTTTAACGGTTGAATATTACAGTAATGAGGAGTGGGAGAGCATTCAAGAAACCGCTCAAAGTGGTGGCAATGACTCTGCAACTAAAGCAGCGCGAGAACTCGTTAAGCTCATTGAAGAACACAATATCGATATCCCGGCGGTTTTACAAAAGCAAAAAGAAGTCATTCCTGCGGAAAATATTGATGAATTGATGGGCGTTCTTAATGAATATACCGGCAATAATGGAGCTTATACTGCACTTGTAAAGATGACGCACCTGCATCTGCCTTTAGAAGAATTGCAAGGATTTGATATTGTCGATACACCGGGAATGAATGACCCTGTTATTAGTCGAACTATTCGCACACAAGAAGAGATGTCCCGCTCTGATGTAGTCTTCTTCCTCTCTCGCTGTAGTCAATTCCTCGATGTATCTGATATGGCACTGCTCTCTGAACAACTGCCTAGTAAAGGTGTCAAACGGTTAATCCTCGTGGGCGCACAATTTGACTCCACTATTCTAGATGATGGCTATGATCGTAAAAGCTTACAAGAAACGGAAGAACGTATTTTCCAAAGGCTTTCACAACGCGCAGCAAAAGAGATGGAAACGCTCGCTTCTCGCATTGAAGAGAGAGATCCTGAAAAAGCGACATTAATTCGTAGTCTAAAAACACCGATTCTAGTAAGTACCTATGCTTACAATTTTGCGAATTTCCCGGAAGCTCAATGGCAACAACACGCAGGAATGAAGCACGTTTATGATGAATTGGTAGCCTTAGGAGAAGATGAATGGGATGATTATGTTTGGCAATCTGAAGATTGGCAACGTATTGCCAATTTTACCCCCTTACAAGCAGCCTATCAGCAAGCACGTCAAGATAAAGTTGCGATTATTCAAGCACAAATCGATTCCCTACTACCGGCAACTAGAAGTCGCTTAACAGAATTTACACAACAATTACAGGATAATGTGAGTAATCGTATTACGGTACTGACACAAGAAGATCTCGATACATTACAAACACAAAAATCGCACTATTTAGCCCAAATTAACACCATTATTCGTAAAATTGAAGAGTTATTAGGGGCAATTGCCATTGAAGCAGAAAAAATGCGTAATGAGGTCTCTGCTGATCTTCGAAAATCACAACAGCATTACAGCAAGGTTCAAGAGCAAACAGGCACAAGAATTGAGGAGGATTCTTATACCGTAAGTACATCTAAATGGTGGAATCCTTTCTCTTGGGGCAGTAGTGAAACTCGATACACCACTCGTACGATCAATTATCAATATGTATCGGCCTCAGAGGCGGCTTCTCAAGTGAGAGATTTTGCCTATGAATGTGTAAACTCGATTCAAGATGCTTTTGATCAAATTATCAGTATTCGTCAAATCAAAGCGACATTAAAGAAAGCATTACTTGACCATCTTCCTGTTGATAGCCAAGATTTTGACCCTACTTTCTTCCGCAATATTATCGATGGTGAAATTGATCAAATTACCATCCCTGAATTGAATCTCTCTTGTGATCATTTGGTACAAAATATCACCCAAAATTTCCAAGGAGAAGTAACAGGAAGTAATATCGATCGTCTAAAAGAGACATTAGCGCAAACAGTTGCTGAGATATTCAATAGCCTTGTGACAGATTATGGTCAAAAAACAGAAGTGATTATTCACGCTGTTGAAAACCTTAGAGACTCTCTAGGATCAATATTGACTGAGCGACTCACAGCGGACTTAAGTAAAGTGGAAGAAGAGTTTGCTCATAAAGAACAAAATATCGCCCTTTATAAAGCGTTATTAGCTGAAATTGGTTAA
- a CDS encoding acyl-CoA thioesterase/bile acid-CoA:amino acid N-acyltransferase family protein: protein MHPMELTITPTKAAIDTPREIRVSGLQPFETIEISTETLRAGIPWRSHARFKADAKGIVDLTQQAPLPDKNQDYQTIDPMGLIWSQTPDQIAQENARDTPIFSQDLFEPIATKVRVTGVQGTIEATFWQQLADQGIRRIEVREKGLVGVIYQPKTEGPHPAIMILNGSGGGMNEPRAALYASRGYIAFALAYFKAPGLSDYISNTNLEYFKSGLDWLRQRYNPLDNFVALNGQSRGGELVLLLASLFPDDVSAVIAYVPGAVIHSGQNAADPKIGREAPTWYYQGKALPHLWENNRTASWAPFDEGPNPHRHEWAILTALDDPEAVERAMIPVEKIRSPILLISGTDDGAWPSSRYCQMIIERLAQYDFPYAVHWCDTPNAGHSILFPYLPTTQITHTHPVSGRINSNGGCPQANAKANEASWQAVQTFLTDLLKESL from the coding sequence ATTCATCCAATGGAACTGACCATTACGCCCACTAAAGCGGCCATTGATACTCCTCGAGAGATTCGAGTCAGTGGTTTACAACCATTTGAAACGATCGAAATATCCACAGAAACACTCCGCGCGGGCATTCCTTGGCGCAGTCACGCACGATTTAAAGCCGATGCAAAAGGCATTGTTGATCTCACTCAACAAGCCCCTTTACCCGATAAAAACCAAGATTATCAAACGATCGATCCTATGGGACTAATCTGGTCTCAAACACCGGATCAGATCGCACAAGAGAACGCGAGAGATACACCAATTTTCTCTCAAGATCTCTTCGAACCTATTGCGACCAAAGTGAGGGTTACTGGGGTACAAGGCACTATAGAGGCAACCTTCTGGCAACAACTTGCAGATCAAGGGATTCGCCGTATTGAAGTACGAGAAAAGGGATTAGTTGGTGTAATATATCAACCGAAAACAGAAGGGCCTCATCCGGCAATAATGATTCTCAATGGTTCTGGTGGCGGAATGAATGAACCACGAGCGGCACTCTATGCAAGTCGAGGATATATCGCCTTTGCCTTAGCCTATTTCAAAGCACCGGGACTATCGGACTATATTTCTAATACAAATTTGGAATATTTTAAAAGTGGCCTTGATTGGCTACGTCAGCGTTATAATCCTCTCGATAATTTTGTGGCACTCAACGGACAATCTCGAGGGGGCGAGCTTGTATTACTATTAGCAAGCCTCTTTCCTGATGATGTTTCCGCTGTAATCGCCTATGTTCCGGGCGCTGTAATTCATTCCGGACAAAATGCGGCCGATCCGAAAATTGGGCGAGAAGCACCTACTTGGTACTATCAAGGGAAAGCGCTCCCCCACCTTTGGGAGAATAATCGCACTGCGAGCTGGGCACCTTTTGATGAAGGCCCTAATCCTCATCGACACGAATGGGCTATCTTAACAGCCCTTGATGACCCGGAAGCGGTTGAACGCGCGATGATTCCTGTGGAGAAGATCCGATCGCCGATTCTCTTAATCTCCGGCACCGATGATGGCGCTTGGCCCTCAAGCCGGTATTGCCAAATGATTATTGAGCGATTGGCACAATATGATTTTCCTTATGCTGTCCACTGGTGCGATACCCCTAATGCCGGACATAGCATTCTCTTCCCTTATCTACCCACAACACAAATCACCCATACACATCCTGTTTCAGGGCGCATTAATAGTAATGGGGGTTGCCCTCAAGCCAATGCCAAGGCAAATGAAGCGAGTTGGCAGGCAGTACAAACCTTTTTAACAGATCTACTCAAGGAATCTCTATGA
- a CDS encoding ABC transporter substrate-binding protein, with translation MKKLLTIALLSGLLGTGALAQENHLKIAFADNLSSLDPQLNNFAGDRSASIFFFDTLIEDKNGGQLYPALAESWRNIDPLTWEIKLRSDILWNNGTPVTAEDVVYSIERIRNVPGSVAPFTGYVRTIDTVTILDPTTLEIKTNVPNPDLPLNLTSVYIVNKAVTEQASSEDFNSGKALVGTGAYKLVSYTPGEKVVAEKNPQYWGEAPVWDTVEYLYMPNAASRTAALLSGGVDVIDKVSVSDLARLQKESKVEVFPYDGLRVFLLQPSFNPAVNQYITDNNGKPLPTNPLLDQRVREALSIAINREAIADRILQNGVTVANQWMPKDSTGYNPNIAPIPFDAAKAKALLAEAGYPDGFQITIHVPTDRYPLAPETVQAVAQFWTRIGVKTQVEVVPWAVYSSAARQNEYAVSVIAWGNGTGEASYAMVNILATVNPEAGLGASNWGHYSSEKLDNSLKAVTTEFDSAKREALMQEAAVTVSEEVGIIPLFHYKNIWAAKKGLIVKPLRSDRTVPQMVTPQK, from the coding sequence ATGAAAAAATTACTGACTATCGCCCTACTTTCAGGGCTACTCGGCACCGGGGCACTAGCGCAGGAGAATCATCTCAAAATCGCTTTTGCCGATAACCTCTCATCACTTGATCCACAGCTCAATAATTTCGCCGGCGATCGCTCTGCCAGTATCTTCTTCTTTGATACTTTAATAGAAGATAAAAATGGCGGCCAACTCTATCCTGCACTTGCTGAAAGCTGGCGCAATATCGATCCCTTAACGTGGGAGATTAAGCTTCGTAGCGATATTCTTTGGAATAATGGTACGCCTGTCACTGCCGAGGATGTGGTCTATTCCATTGAACGTATTCGCAATGTTCCCGGCTCTGTTGCGCCCTTTACCGGCTATGTTCGCACCATTGATACGGTGACGATTCTAGATCCTACAACGCTCGAAATTAAAACGAATGTGCCCAATCCTGACTTACCGCTCAATCTCACTTCCGTCTACATTGTCAATAAAGCGGTTACTGAGCAAGCGAGTAGCGAAGATTTTAACTCGGGGAAAGCGTTAGTGGGTACAGGGGCTTATAAACTGGTGAGCTATACACCGGGGGAAAAAGTCGTAGCTGAGAAGAATCCGCAATATTGGGGAGAAGCACCGGTTTGGGATACGGTAGAATATCTCTATATGCCAAATGCCGCTTCCCGTACGGCTGCACTCCTATCCGGCGGTGTTGATGTAATCGATAAAGTGTCAGTTTCAGATCTTGCCCGCTTACAGAAAGAGTCAAAAGTAGAAGTCTTCCCCTATGATGGTTTACGGGTATTCCTACTGCAACCGAGCTTCAATCCTGCGGTGAATCAATATATTACCGATAATAACGGGAAGCCTCTACCAACCAATCCCCTCCTCGATCAAAGAGTGCGAGAAGCATTATCAATCGCTATTAATCGGGAAGCCATTGCCGATCGTATTTTACAAAATGGCGTAACCGTTGCCAATCAATGGATGCCGAAAGATAGTACAGGTTATAACCCTAATATCGCGCCCATTCCCTTTGATGCAGCAAAGGCAAAAGCCCTCTTAGCGGAAGCGGGTTACCCTGATGGCTTCCAAATTACCATTCACGTGCCGACAGATCGCTATCCTTTAGCGCCGGAAACAGTCCAAGCCGTTGCACAATTTTGGACGCGCATTGGTGTTAAAACACAGGTAGAAGTGGTGCCTTGGGCGGTCTACTCCTCTGCGGCTCGTCAAAATGAGTATGCCGTATCTGTCATTGCTTGGGGAAATGGTACCGGCGAGGCTTCTTATGCAATGGTTAATATTCTCGCAACGGTGAATCCTGAAGCGGGTTTAGGGGCATCTAACTGGGGACACTATAGTAGTGAAAAACTCGATAATAGCCTGAAAGCGGTCACTACTGAATTTGATAGTGCAAAACGAGAAGCCTTAATGCAAGAGGCAGCGGTTACTGTGAGTGAGGAAGTGGGTATTATTCCGCTATTTCATTACAAAAATATCTGGGCAGCAAAAAAAGGATTAATCGTAAAACCCCTTCGTTCAGATCGAACAGTACCGCAAATGGTTACGCCACAAAAGTAA
- a CDS encoding peroxidase-related enzyme (This protein belongs to a clade of uncharacterized proteins related to peroxidases such as the alkylhydroperoxidase AhpD.) yields the protein MKNPIRANGFTNEMLGWKAWLKVLDLKQATPEQITVLEESHPKAKTMDYYLLLAHQPEILHHRSQTYNEIMYAPEGLSRAERELGALTVSQINGCIYCASVHSQRFVMASKRPELVQPIFENPRAAAETARDAAIIDLAIALTEQPGTLNPQYIENLKTAGLDELEILDLIQAVSIFGWANRLMLNLGEAILPE from the coding sequence ATGAAAAACCCAATTAGAGCCAATGGCTTTACCAATGAAATGCTCGGCTGGAAAGCTTGGCTCAAAGTCCTTGATCTCAAACAGGCAACGCCGGAACAGATCACTGTTTTAGAAGAAAGTCATCCTAAAGCGAAAACGATGGATTACTACCTACTACTTGCGCATCAACCTGAAATTTTGCATCACCGTTCTCAAACTTATAATGAAATTATGTATGCACCCGAAGGTTTAAGTAGAGCAGAACGAGAACTCGGCGCACTAACAGTCTCTCAGATCAATGGCTGTATCTACTGTGCTTCTGTTCATTCTCAACGTTTTGTAATGGCCTCAAAACGCCCGGAACTCGTGCAACCGATCTTTGAGAATCCAAGAGCTGCCGCAGAAACAGCCCGCGATGCCGCCATTATTGACCTTGCCATTGCCCTAACAGAACAACCTGGCACACTCAATCCGCAATATATCGAAAACCTCAAAACCGCCGGCCTAGATGAACTAGAGATCCTAGATCTCATCCAAGCAGTCTCAATCTTCGGCTGGGCAAATCGCTTAATGCTCAATTTAGGAGAAGCCATTCTTCCTGAGTAG
- a CDS encoding CMD domain-containing protein: MTQLNPTIQIGADNPAEHQAENQAHRFDLIDTLLKLNPAGSTYRARHFRDNICHSTQASYDALFSNKLRLPLQTRWLVALYAAQLTQSHELTRHYLNEAEDAGVTEEALQAVLQDDLDLISEPTLYAILHFTRTLTLKPIEGDQRALLTLESVGVATEDCIALAQLIAFLSYQIRLVTGLKAMQALEDTQ, from the coding sequence ATGACACAATTGAATCCCACGATACAGATCGGTGCGGACAATCCCGCCGAGCATCAAGCCGAAAATCAGGCGCATCGATTTGATCTCATCGATACGCTATTAAAACTCAATCCTGCAGGAAGCACCTATCGCGCGCGCCATTTTCGAGATAATATCTGTCACAGCACTCAAGCCAGCTATGATGCGCTCTTTAGCAATAAACTACGTCTCCCCCTGCAAACCCGTTGGCTTGTTGCACTCTATGCCGCTCAACTGACACAATCGCACGAATTAACCCGTCATTACCTCAATGAAGCAGAGGATGCAGGTGTTACTGAAGAGGCTTTACAAGCGGTTTTGCAGGATGATCTTGATCTCATTTCTGAGCCTACTTTATACGCTATTTTACACTTCACCCGCACCTTAACCCTCAAGCCAATTGAAGGGGATCAAAGAGCCCTACTTACCCTTGAAAGCGTCGGTGTTGCAACAGAAGATTGTATCGCTTTAGCACAATTAATCGCCTTTCTCTCTTATCAAATTCGGTTAGTTACCGGTCTGAAAGCAATGCAAGCCTTGGAGGATACCCAATGA
- a CDS encoding ABC transporter ATP-binding protein, producing the protein MNSPLVQLEGISKYFGAKKQGWIGHYLTHLGLQKSPTITAAVNDVNLTIQKGEVVGLVGESGCGKSTLGRVVAGILPPTAGTMRVEGKAIETMNRQEWKETQLRIQMIFQDPYASLNPRQRVANSIGEAPLIHHLVSTKSVDHYVSEQLERAGLNASYRQRFPHQFSGGQRQRIGIARALAVQPDMLVCDEAVAALDVSIQAQIVNLFMDLRDELDLTYLFISHDLGVVEHFSDRVAIMYLGRIVETAATEEIYAHPNHPYTQALLAEIPRITDRKKQFVAIKGEIPSPLNPPAGCHFHPRCPLATERCRVEAPLLKEVSPQHFSACHLNDQA; encoded by the coding sequence ATGAACTCTCCATTAGTCCAATTAGAAGGCATCTCTAAATATTTTGGTGCAAAAAAACAGGGCTGGATTGGACACTATTTAACCCACTTAGGTTTACAGAAATCCCCTACCATTACGGCAGCCGTTAATGATGTCAATCTCACAATTCAGAAAGGTGAGGTTGTAGGATTAGTTGGGGAATCAGGTTGCGGCAAATCCACATTAGGTCGAGTTGTCGCTGGGATTCTTCCACCGACGGCCGGCACAATGCGTGTCGAGGGTAAAGCCATTGAAACAATGAATCGGCAAGAGTGGAAAGAGACACAACTGCGCATTCAGATGATCTTTCAAGATCCTTATGCAAGTCTTAATCCTCGGCAACGTGTTGCGAATAGTATCGGGGAAGCACCGCTCATTCATCATTTAGTCTCTACCAAATCTGTCGATCATTATGTCAGTGAACAACTTGAACGCGCCGGCTTAAATGCAAGCTACCGTCAGCGGTTTCCGCACCAATTTAGTGGCGGACAGCGACAAAGAATTGGTATTGCCCGTGCTTTAGCCGTACAACCGGATATGTTGGTCTGCGATGAAGCAGTGGCGGCGCTCGATGTTTCGATTCAAGCACAGATCGTAAATCTCTTTATGGATTTGCGAGATGAATTAGATCTCACTTATCTCTTTATTAGTCACGATTTAGGCGTTGTTGAGCATTTCTCTGATCGTGTGGCGATTATGTATTTAGGCCGTATTGTAGAAACTGCCGCAACTGAAGAAATCTATGCGCATCCTAATCATCCTTATACCCAAGCTTTATTAGCTGAAATCCCACGCATTACCGATCGCAAAAAACAGTTTGTCGCCATTAAGGGTGAGATTCCAAGCCCCCTCAATCCCCCGGCAGGTTGCCATTTCCACCCACGTTGTCCGCTTGCCACAGAGCGGTGCCGAGTAGAAGCGCCCCTATTAAAAGAGGTAAGCCCTCAACATTTTAGTGCGTGTCATCTCAATGATCAGGCGTAG